In a genomic window of Bombina bombina isolate aBomBom1 chromosome 10, aBomBom1.pri, whole genome shotgun sequence:
- the LOC128640785 gene encoding uncharacterized protein LOC128640785, protein MIDCKPRSTPCEQKLDQNDHNDPVDARKYQEIVGSLLYVMTCPRPDLSWVISKLSQYLSEPTEQHLTTAKHVMRYLKRTTDYELCYRKCSENLKLKAYSDADWASDVNDRRSMTGYCFSLTKNGPLIAWKSKKQPTVALSTCEAEYMALAATTQESLYLMQLLKGMDKGCHYEPIQIFGDN, encoded by the coding sequence ATGATAGATTGTAAACCCAGATCGACACCATGTGAGCAAAAACTAGACCAAAATGATCACAATGATCCAGTAGATGCAAGAAAATATCAAGAGATAGTAGGTAGCTTGCTGTATGTTATGACCTGTCCAAGGCCAGATTTAAGCTGGGTAATCAGTAAACTGTCACAGTACTTATCAGAGCCAACAGAACAACATCTAACCACAGCTAAGCATGTGATGAGGTACTTAAAGCGTACGACTGACTATGAGTTGTGCTACAGAAAATGTAGTGAAAACTTGAAACTCAAGGCATATAGTGATGCCGATTGGGCCTCTGATGTGAATGATAGGAGGAGTATGACTGGATACTGCTTTAGCCTAACCAAGAATGGTCCACTGATTGCATGGAAATCAAAGAAACAGCCCACTGTAGCtttatctacatgtgaagctgaataCATGGCATTGGCTGCGACTACACAAGAAAGTCTGTACCTTATGCAGTTACTCAAAGGAATGGATAAAGGGTGTCATTATGAACCAATACAAATCTTTGGAGACAATTAG